In the genome of Aulosira sp. FACHB-615, one region contains:
- a CDS encoding glycosyltransferase: MTNVIQNIPKISVIIPTYNSERTIKTTIDSVLSQSFTDFELIVINDGSTDSTLDIVSQIQDSRLKVFSFENAGGNVSRNRGLQKAVGEFISFLDADDVWTSDKLVSQLEALQDNIDAKVAYSWTDYIDENGKFLVSGSHITVNGDVYERLLVSNFLENGSNPLIYREALIELGGFDESLSAAQDWDMWLRLAARYSFVCVPKVQILYRVSANSLSSNLVRQEKACLYVLEGAYHTRELVNKNVWNLSLTNLYKYLVCKSLQEPFNRKKGILAARFLYLFFIYDTARLKRVNFTFKLLLKIAIIVILPTKISTKILNKIIMKTA, from the coding sequence ATGACTAATGTCATTCAAAATATTCCCAAAATTTCTGTAATTATTCCAACTTATAACAGCGAAAGAACTATTAAAACAACTATAGATTCTGTATTGAGCCAGAGTTTTACAGATTTTGAGTTGATTGTCATTAATGATGGTTCGACAGATTCAACTTTAGATATTGTTTCACAAATTCAAGACTCACGCCTTAAGGTATTTTCTTTTGAGAATGCTGGTGGTAATGTCAGCCGCAACCGAGGACTACAGAAAGCAGTTGGAGAATTTATTAGTTTCTTAGATGCGGATGATGTTTGGACATCTGATAAGTTGGTAAGTCAGTTAGAGGCTTTGCAAGATAATATTGATGCGAAGGTTGCTTATAGCTGGACTGATTATATAGATGAAAATGGTAAATTTTTAGTTTCTGGAAGTCATATTACTGTTAATGGTGATGTGTATGAGAGATTGTTAGTAAGTAACTTTTTAGAAAATGGTTCTAATCCATTAATTTATAGAGAAGCTTTAATTGAATTAGGCGGTTTTGATGAATCACTAAGTGCTGCTCAAGATTGGGATATGTGGTTGCGGTTAGCTGCTAGATATTCTTTTGTTTGTGTCCCGAAAGTGCAAATTTTGTATAGAGTCAGTGCTAATTCGTTATCTTCTAATTTAGTTAGACAAGAAAAGGCTTGTTTATATGTCTTAGAAGGTGCATATCATACTAGAGAATTAGTAAATAAAAATGTTTGGAATTTAAGCCTAACTAACCTTTATAAATATCTAGTATGTAAATCTCTCCAAGAACCATTTAATCGAAAAAAAGGAATATTGGCTGCTAGGTTCTTATACTTATTTTTTATTTACGATACTGCAAGATTAAAGCGAGTTAATTTTACGTTTAAGTTACTACTTAAAATTGCTATAATAGTTATTCTACCAACAAAAATATCAACAAAAATACTTAACAAAATCATAATGAAAACTGCATAG
- a CDS encoding type II secretion system protein, translating into MDSCSGFTLPEILVIVLIFGILAGLLLPNWLAFVDRSRLNTAQDKVYLAMRQAQSQALKEKVSWQVSFREENNVVKWAVHRADANFFISDAVNNNANLWQNLETNILIDKSLNNRNTSETTVPKHTSQAIWRVVFNHQGCPVYQPGDECTNTSLRTLGQITLYSYKNGKARRCVYVSTILGAMRKGRERSSANENDKYCY; encoded by the coding sequence GTGGACTCCTGTAGTGGCTTTACATTACCGGAGATTTTAGTCATTGTTTTAATCTTTGGTATTTTAGCTGGGCTGCTCTTACCAAATTGGTTAGCTTTTGTAGATAGAAGTCGTCTTAATACTGCTCAAGATAAAGTTTATTTGGCTATGCGTCAAGCTCAAAGCCAAGCTCTAAAAGAAAAAGTGAGTTGGCAAGTAAGTTTTCGTGAGGAAAATAATGTTGTGAAGTGGGCAGTTCATCGAGCAGATGCTAATTTTTTTATTTCTGATGCTGTGAATAATAATGCCAATTTATGGCAGAATTTAGAGACTAATATTCTGATTGATAAAAGTTTAAATAATCGCAATACATCTGAGACGACTGTACCAAAACATACTTCTCAAGCAATTTGGCGTGTTGTTTTTAACCACCAAGGTTGTCCAGTTTATCAGCCTGGAGACGAATGTACTAATACATCACTGCGAACGTTAGGACAAATTACTTTATACAGTTATAAAAATGGCAAGGCTAGGCGATGTGTCTATGTTTCTACGATTTTAGGCGCAATGCGAAAGGGCAGAGAACGTTCTAGTGCTAATGAAAACGATAAGTATTGCTATTAA
- a CDS encoding TIGR04282 family arsenosugar biosynthesis glycosyltransferase, whose amino-acid sequence MLKLSEVQKQHLIIFTRYPEPGKTKTRLIPALGSVGAAHLQQQMTEYTLLQVGELQKTIGVSVEVRFAGGGLELMQDWLGGELLYASQGEGDLGTRMARSLVDSFRKNAEYIIIIGSDCPGVTSQILATAFQELQTVDLVLGPAIDGGYYLIGVRRFIPELFANIDWGTSQVLQQTVDIAADLGVSSIYLPTLADVDRPEDLSIWQEVLQQSVYLRKTRE is encoded by the coding sequence GTGCTGAAATTATCAGAAGTCCAAAAGCAGCACTTGATTATTTTTACGCGCTATCCAGAACCAGGAAAGACCAAAACTCGGCTGATACCAGCTTTGGGTAGTGTTGGTGCTGCTCATCTGCAACAGCAAATGACAGAATATACTCTGTTGCAAGTTGGAGAATTACAAAAGACGATTGGTGTTTCTGTGGAAGTGCGGTTTGCTGGTGGTGGTTTGGAGTTAATGCAAGATTGGTTGGGTGGGGAATTACTTTACGCATCTCAAGGTGAAGGCGATTTAGGTACAAGGATGGCGCGATCGCTGGTTGATAGTTTCCGCAAAAATGCTGAATATATAATTATCATTGGTAGCGATTGTCCTGGTGTGACATCTCAAATTTTGGCAACAGCTTTTCAAGAACTACAAACTGTTGATTTGGTACTAGGGCCAGCTATTGACGGTGGTTACTACTTAATTGGTGTGCGTCGCTTCATCCCGGAATTATTCGCTAACATCGATTGGGGAACTTCTCAGGTATTACAACAAACTGTAGATATTGCGGCTGACTTGGGTGTCTCATCTATATACTTACCAACTTTAGCTGATGTTGACCGACCAGAGGATTTGTCTATTTGGCAGGAAGTGCTTCAGCAGTCAGTTTATTTGCGAAAAACCAGAGAGTAG
- a CDS encoding HpsJ family protein, whose product MTNRFTSGNAALGLKVIGAVLILSFLLDFLILLLPFQPTDRGWQINLATALVDRGIVPMVGLGSLLIGYWIDGASDGGPKGIDLRLPAFILSSVLGLIFLLIFPLHLNNVNQAKAQTVTQITQEADQAEKQLDTQLNQFQAQLNTDQGKAQLEQLRAQARAQFADLLKDDQKYKQALANPQLPQSQKDLLQKFKANPQELDKFIDQQTDPQALANQRKGQIRQRKEDAEKQARDNAWKSGLRIGISSLLLSVGYIIIGWTGLRGGGALQTGGRKAAAR is encoded by the coding sequence ATGACTAATCGTTTTACTTCCGGGAACGCAGCCCTTGGTCTCAAAGTGATTGGGGCAGTTTTAATTTTGTCCTTTTTGCTAGACTTTCTAATTTTATTGCTACCCTTTCAACCTACTGATCGTGGCTGGCAAATTAACTTAGCAACAGCCCTAGTTGACCGGGGGATTGTACCTATGGTGGGCTTAGGTTCTCTGTTGATTGGCTATTGGATTGATGGTGCTAGTGATGGTGGCCCTAAAGGTATCGATTTACGATTGCCAGCGTTTATACTTTCTAGTGTCTTGGGTCTAATTTTCTTGTTGATTTTTCCCTTGCACCTGAACAATGTCAATCAAGCCAAAGCACAAACTGTCACTCAAATTACTCAAGAAGCTGATCAAGCAGAAAAACAACTAGACACCCAGTTGAATCAATTTCAGGCGCAACTCAATACAGATCAGGGGAAAGCGCAATTAGAACAACTCCGCGCCCAAGCCAGGGCGCAGTTTGCTGACTTGCTCAAAGATGATCAAAAGTATAAACAAGCTCTGGCAAATCCGCAATTGCCGCAATCACAGAAAGACTTACTCCAGAAGTTTAAAGCTAATCCGCAAGAACTGGACAAATTTATTGACCAACAAACAGATCCTCAAGCACTGGCGAATCAAAGAAAAGGACAAATTCGTCAGCGTAAGGAAGATGCAGAAAAACAAGCAAGAGACAATGCTTGGAAATCTGGCTTACGGATTGGAATTAGTAGTCTTTTATTATCTGTTGGGTACATTATTATTGGCTGGACAGGATTAAGAGGTGGCGGTGCTTTACAAACAGGTGGACGTAAAGCTGCTGCACGGTAA
- a CDS encoding glycosyltransferase family 2 protein codes for MFSIYILTYNEELDIAPCIESAMLSDDIIVVDSCSSDRTVEIASRYPVRVVQHAFESHGRQRTWMLESLPPKYEWVYILEADERMTPELFAECTQATHNPDYIGYYVAERVMFMNRWIRYSTQYPRYQMRLFRHGKVWFTDYGHTEREVCDGATSFIKETYPHYTCSKGLSRWIEKHNRYSTDEAKETVHQLENGTVVWRDLFFGKTEVERRRALKDLSLRLPARPFLRFLYMYFLLGGCLDGRAGMAWCTLQAFYEYLILLKVWEMQHLPTPTLAETLSQTEKSKVVATQTAGEG; via the coding sequence ATGTTCTCAATTTACATACTGACATATAACGAAGAACTAGATATTGCACCTTGTATTGAGTCGGCAATGCTTTCGGATGACATTATAGTTGTGGATTCGTGCAGTAGCGATCGCACTGTGGAAATTGCCAGTCGCTATCCTGTACGGGTTGTGCAGCACGCTTTTGAAAGCCACGGTCGTCAACGCACTTGGATGCTAGAATCTCTACCCCCGAAATATGAGTGGGTTTATATTCTGGAAGCTGATGAACGGATGACACCAGAGTTATTTGCGGAATGCACACAAGCCACACATAACCCAGATTACATTGGTTACTACGTTGCTGAACGGGTAATGTTTATGAATCGTTGGATTCGCTATAGCACCCAATATCCCCGTTATCAGATGCGTCTTTTCCGCCACGGTAAGGTCTGGTTTACAGACTATGGTCACACAGAACGAGAAGTATGTGATGGTGCTACTAGCTTTATCAAGGAAACTTACCCTCATTACACTTGCAGTAAAGGTTTGAGCCGTTGGATTGAAAAACATAATCGTTATTCTACCGATGAAGCCAAAGAAACAGTACATCAACTAGAAAATGGCACAGTTGTTTGGCGAGATTTATTTTTTGGCAAAACTGAGGTAGAAAGACGGCGTGCTTTAAAAGACTTGTCTTTGCGTTTACCAGCTAGACCTTTTTTGCGTTTTCTTTATATGTATTTTCTGTTAGGTGGCTGTTTAGATGGTCGCGCTGGGATGGCTTGGTGTACTTTGCAAGCTTTTTATGAGTACCTAATTTTGCTGAAAGTCTGGGAAATGCAGCATCTACCTACACCTACCTTAGCTGAAACACTATCCCAAACTGAGAAAAGCAAGGTTGTCGCTACACAAACTGCTGGAGAAGGGTAA
- a CDS encoding DUF502 domain-containing protein: MVIDRLKQDLKNDLIAGLLVVIPLATTIWLTITIANWVIDFLTQVPKQLNPFDGLHPILVNILNLAVGLAVPLLSILLIGLMARNIAGRWLLDFGERVLQAIPLAGQVYKTLKQLLETLLKDSPGKFRRVVLVEYPRQGIWAIAFVTGAIANEIQSQMPRPMLSIFIPTTPNPTTGWYAVVPEEDVINLSMSIEDAFKVIVSGGIVAPNTPLPPLVLGKEQNLASLTRESKHSVISVEEI, encoded by the coding sequence TTGGTAATCGATCGCTTAAAGCAGGACTTGAAAAATGACCTGATAGCAGGATTGTTAGTGGTTATCCCCCTAGCAACCACCATCTGGCTCACAATCACGATCGCTAATTGGGTAATCGACTTCCTTACCCAAGTTCCCAAACAACTCAATCCCTTTGATGGGCTACACCCAATTTTAGTAAATATACTAAATTTAGCTGTGGGTTTAGCAGTACCACTGTTAAGTATTTTGTTAATTGGGTTAATGGCTCGGAATATTGCTGGGAGATGGTTATTAGATTTTGGTGAGCGAGTATTACAGGCAATTCCCTTAGCGGGACAGGTATATAAAACCTTAAAACAACTGTTAGAGACTTTACTTAAAGATTCTCCAGGCAAATTTCGCCGTGTGGTTTTAGTTGAGTATCCCAGACAAGGCATTTGGGCGATCGCATTTGTTACAGGTGCGATCGCCAATGAAATTCAATCCCAAATGCCTCGCCCAATGTTGAGCATTTTCATCCCAACGACACCCAACCCGACTACAGGATGGTATGCAGTAGTACCAGAAGAAGATGTGATCAATCTTTCAATGTCAATCGAAGATGCTTTTAAAGTGATTGTCTCTGGTGGAATTGTGGCACCGAATACGCCCTTACCCCCGCTAGTTTTAGGCAAAGAACAAAATTTAGCGAGTTTAACCAGGGAATCAAAACATTCAGTAATTTCCGTCGAGGAAATATAA
- the nusB gene encoding transcription antitermination factor NusB yields MQDRKPQQIARELALLSLSQLPVNPKKLTEEHLPKLVLATVRTLRAEVQDTLDNAAAELQRSNDRLLTSQTRAADMNTARTMLQEAISYTQTAINQLGAAVEFPELIQLANQDREVGRYAIQIVKTVNEHRILIDEQISAALVDWQVNRLAQIDRDILRIAVAEMTFLNLPDSVAINEAVLLAKRYSGDEGHRFINGVLRRFTEQKKLPSVLS; encoded by the coding sequence ATGCAAGACCGCAAACCCCAACAAATCGCTCGTGAACTGGCGCTGTTAAGTCTCAGCCAGCTGCCAGTCAACCCTAAAAAACTCACCGAAGAACATCTGCCTAAATTGGTATTAGCAACCGTGCGTACCTTAAGGGCAGAAGTGCAAGATACCTTAGACAACGCTGCGGCGGAATTGCAACGCAGTAACGATCGCCTATTAACTAGCCAAACTCGCGCTGCTGATATGAATACTGCGAGAACCATGCTACAAGAAGCGATCTCTTATACCCAAACCGCCATCAATCAACTTGGCGCAGCAGTTGAGTTTCCCGAATTAATTCAACTCGCCAACCAAGACAGAGAAGTTGGCAGATATGCCATTCAAATTGTCAAAACCGTGAATGAGCATCGGATCTTGATTGATGAACAAATATCGGCGGCTTTGGTAGATTGGCAAGTCAACCGTCTAGCTCAAATTGACCGCGACATTCTCCGTATCGCTGTAGCTGAAATGACATTTTTAAACTTGCCTGACAGCGTAGCCATCAACGAAGCTGTTTTGTTAGCCAAACGCTACAGTGGCGATGAAGGTCATCGATTTATTAATGGAGTGCTGCGGCGATTCACAGAACAAAAAAAACTTCCTAGTGTTTTATCCTAA
- the ftsY gene encoding signal recognition particle-docking protein FtsY, which yields MAFNWFRRQYNDSSATPSENQEAENTPTPVTEPEATETSNTNPETAPDSAADLLAFAKAAYKNIQQKQQIETGEPAPTDTIAADSQEVTTPSQEPAATVETPQPEVATTVEEVAVTETEITASTEEVTSQETQATETAALSFLERAAAERQAKQERLIASAIEVTQPEVQPASVSEATAAEILDLAFDEGFVWSAELLAAQGRRAEDISIEEITWLKKLRQGLDKTRRNIVNQLKAIVGQGPLNQAAVTEIESVLLQADVGVEATDYIISALQQKLREEVTPPEEAIAYLKQILRDMLEEPIRKSEKTSFAPDKDNLNIWLITGVNGAGKTTTIGKIAHLAQKSGYRCLIGAADTFRAAAVEQVKVWGNRSGVEVIANPGKNTDPAAVVFDAIAAAQARNTELLLVDTAGRLQNKKNLMDELTKVRRIIDKKAPNAKIESLLVLDATLGQNGLRQAEVFSQAAQLSGVVLTKLDGTAKGGVALAVVQQLGLPIRFIGAGEGIEDLRPFSSYEFVEALLSG from the coding sequence ATGGCTTTTAATTGGTTTCGTCGTCAATATAACGATTCTTCTGCTACTCCCTCTGAAAACCAAGAGGCAGAAAATACTCCCACACCTGTAACCGAACCAGAGGCAACCGAAACATCAAATACTAACCCAGAAACTGCACCGGATTCGGCCGCAGATTTGTTGGCGTTTGCTAAAGCTGCCTATAAAAATATCCAGCAAAAACAACAAATAGAAACTGGAGAACCAGCCCCAACAGACACGATAGCCGCAGATTCACAAGAGGTCACAACTCCCAGCCAAGAACCTGCGGCAACTGTCGAAACACCACAACCAGAAGTAGCAACTACTGTTGAGGAAGTAGCTGTTACAGAAACAGAAATTACAGCCAGTACGGAAGAAGTAACATCACAAGAAACTCAGGCCACCGAGACGGCTGCATTATCTTTTTTAGAACGGGCAGCAGCAGAACGGCAAGCCAAGCAAGAACGCTTAATAGCTAGTGCCATTGAAGTTACACAACCAGAGGTACAGCCAGCAAGTGTGAGTGAAGCAACTGCCGCAGAAATACTAGATTTGGCATTTGATGAAGGGTTTGTCTGGTCAGCAGAATTATTGGCGGCTCAAGGTAGACGTGCAGAAGACATTTCGATTGAAGAAATCACTTGGCTGAAAAAGTTACGCCAAGGATTAGACAAAACCCGGCGGAACATCGTCAATCAACTAAAAGCCATTGTTGGACAAGGGCCACTCAACCAAGCAGCAGTAACCGAAATTGAATCTGTATTGTTACAAGCTGATGTGGGTGTAGAAGCCACAGATTATATTATCAGTGCTTTACAACAAAAACTGCGGGAAGAAGTTACACCTCCAGAAGAAGCGATCGCTTACTTAAAACAAATCTTACGGGATATGTTAGAGGAGCCTATTCGCAAATCTGAGAAAACCAGCTTTGCCCCAGATAAAGACAATTTAAATATTTGGTTAATTACTGGTGTAAATGGCGCTGGCAAAACCACAACCATCGGTAAAATTGCCCATTTAGCTCAAAAATCTGGCTACAGATGTTTGATTGGCGCAGCAGATACTTTTAGGGCGGCGGCTGTCGAACAAGTCAAGGTTTGGGGAAACAGAAGTGGTGTAGAAGTCATTGCCAACCCTGGTAAAAATACAGACCCCGCCGCCGTGGTGTTTGATGCGATCGCAGCCGCCCAAGCACGCAACACAGAATTATTATTAGTTGATACTGCGGGAAGATTGCAAAATAAAAAGAACTTAATGGATGAACTCACAAAAGTTCGCCGCATCATCGACAAAAAAGCCCCAAACGCCAAAATCGAATCTCTATTAGTTTTAGATGCTACCCTTGGTCAAAATGGTTTGCGCCAAGCCGAAGTATTTTCCCAAGCGGCCCAACTGAGTGGCGTAGTATTAACCAAATTGGATGGTACCGCCAAAGGTGGTGTCGCATTGGCTGTAGTCCAACAATTAGGTTTACCAATTCGCTTTATTGGGGCTGGTGAAGGAATTGAAGACTTACGCCCATTTTCTAGCTACGAGTTTGTTGAAGCTCTCTTGAGTGGCTAA
- a CDS encoding SpoIIE family protein phosphatase, translating to MPVSQVPFQPTDGNNSAATDVTPVVALKELVARLHREQNKIQDLLSSLGFALRSFNNLNQFLELIPLMATRVTDADGSALFLYKPNGQVRLEQLHWQDSRQRKNIRKALETASSQVTLLPNSTPLASSTGILDDQMHRYLGPDVQIFGTAILVKHTERGWLYVLSRDPDYSWTETRQKLVRLVADQTAVAIENDELAVELRKKERLDQELEIGAEIQRRLLPRQCPNIPGVSLAARCKPANRVGGDYYDFIPTNHNQLQLINRVSPENSRWGFVIGDVMGKGVPAGLIMTMMRGMLRGEVLHGNSPAGILQNLNRVMYADLENSHRFVTLFYSEYNPRNRILSYSNAAHNPPLWWHAATKTVSRLDTLGMLIGLDANSQYEDAQAQLEPGDTVIYYTDGLTDAAAASGDRFDEENFVAAFSAACRYCNGPEEIVDYLFNQVQQFIGTDRQNTDDMTLLVLQIV from the coding sequence GTGCCTGTGTCTCAAGTACCCTTTCAACCTACTGATGGTAATAATAGTGCCGCGACGGATGTCACACCAGTCGTAGCACTAAAAGAACTTGTGGCAAGGTTGCATCGAGAACAGAACAAAATTCAAGATTTGCTGAGTTCTTTAGGATTTGCCCTCAGAAGCTTCAACAATTTAAATCAGTTTTTAGAACTGATTCCCTTGATGGCCACAAGGGTGACAGATGCTGATGGTAGTGCTTTATTTCTCTACAAGCCTAACGGTCAAGTTAGGTTAGAGCAACTCCACTGGCAGGATAGTCGCCAGCGCAAAAATATTCGCAAAGCTTTAGAAACAGCCAGTAGTCAAGTTACATTACTGCCCAACAGCACACCTTTGGCGAGTTCCACCGGTATATTAGATGATCAGATGCACCGCTATTTGGGGCCTGATGTGCAAATATTCGGCACGGCAATTTTAGTTAAGCATACAGAACGCGGCTGGCTCTACGTTTTAAGTCGTGACCCTGACTATAGCTGGACAGAAACCAGACAAAAGCTAGTGCGCTTGGTTGCAGACCAAACAGCAGTAGCAATTGAAAACGACGAACTAGCTGTAGAACTGCGGAAAAAAGAACGCCTAGACCAAGAATTAGAAATTGGGGCAGAAATTCAACGCCGACTTTTACCGCGTCAATGTCCGAATATTCCTGGTGTATCACTAGCAGCACGTTGTAAACCTGCTAATCGTGTGGGTGGTGATTATTACGACTTTATTCCCACCAATCATAACCAGTTGCAGTTAATCAATAGAGTATCTCCAGAAAATAGCCGTTGGGGTTTTGTGATTGGGGATGTGATGGGGAAAGGTGTTCCCGCCGGATTAATTATGACGATGATGCGGGGAATGCTGAGAGGCGAAGTCTTACATGGCAATTCCCCGGCGGGGATTTTGCAAAATTTGAATCGAGTGATGTATGCGGATTTGGAAAATTCCCACCGCTTTGTGACGTTGTTTTATTCTGAGTACAATCCCAGAAATCGGATTTTATCTTACAGTAATGCTGCACACAATCCGCCTTTGTGGTGGCACGCAGCCACAAAAACAGTTAGCCGCTTAGATACTTTGGGGATGCTGATTGGTTTAGATGCTAACAGTCAATATGAAGATGCCCAGGCACAGTTAGAACCTGGAGATACTGTAATTTATTATACAGATGGACTGACGGATGCGGCGGCGGCTAGTGGCGATCGCTTCGATGAAGAAAACTTTGTAGCAGCCTTCAGCGCCGCTTGTCGCTATTGCAACGGGCCAGAAGAAATCGTGGATTATTTATTTAACCAAGTTCAGCAGTTTATTGGTACTGATAGGCAAAACACTGATGATATGACACTTTTGGTTTTGCAAATTGTTTAA
- the psbP gene encoding photosystem II reaction center PsbP gives MWKKIAIICLLMLSFSLINPGVAAAAGFKSYVDTADGYQFLYPNGWLSVKVANGPDIVFHDLIEISENVSVVISPVPEGKTLKELGAPTEVGYKLGKAALAPPDSGRTAELVDAREKDNEGKTYYILEYLVKLPNSQQRHNIASVAVSRGKLFTFNASIPEKRWTKVKRTMENVVDSFTVY, from the coding sequence ATGTGGAAAAAAATTGCAATTATTTGCTTATTAATGTTGAGCTTTAGCTTGATTAATCCTGGTGTAGCTGCTGCGGCTGGATTTAAAAGCTATGTAGATACTGCTGATGGTTATCAGTTTTTATACCCTAATGGCTGGCTATCTGTGAAAGTTGCCAATGGCCCTGATATCGTATTTCATGATTTGATAGAAATCTCGGAAAATGTTTCTGTCGTGATTAGTCCGGTTCCTGAAGGTAAAACCTTAAAAGAATTGGGCGCTCCCACAGAAGTTGGTTATAAACTTGGCAAAGCGGCCCTTGCACCTCCAGATTCTGGTCGCACAGCCGAATTAGTTGATGCGCGAGAAAAGGATAATGAAGGCAAAACCTACTATATATTAGAGTATTTAGTCAAACTCCCAAATTCTCAGCAACGACATAACATCGCTAGTGTTGCTGTTAGTCGTGGCAAACTGTTTACCTTTAACGCCTCCATTCCTGAAAAACGTTGGACAAAGGTGAAACGGACGATGGAAAATGTTGTCGATTCTTTCACCGTGTATTAA
- a CDS encoding nucleoside triphosphate pyrophosphatase → MNIPQFVLASASPARRRLLQTVGIEPIVIPSDFDESQIQLSDPGELVQVLAQRKAETIAPQFPSALIMGCDSVLAIDGKIHGKPADAAEAIARWQFMQGNIGDLYTGHVLIDTAQNRTLVKCQVTRVYFATMSDRAIQAYVATGEPLKCAGAFALEGFGSLFVEKIAGCHSNVIGLSLPLLRQMLAELGYEATDFWQ, encoded by the coding sequence ATAAATATTCCTCAATTTGTATTGGCTTCTGCTTCTCCTGCACGTCGGCGTTTGCTGCAAACGGTTGGGATTGAACCGATAGTTATACCCAGTGATTTTGATGAGTCACAAATTCAACTGAGTGATCCTGGTGAGTTAGTGCAGGTTTTAGCTCAACGTAAGGCAGAAACGATCGCACCACAGTTTCCATCAGCTTTAATTATGGGCTGTGATTCGGTTTTGGCTATTGATGGTAAGATTCATGGCAAACCAGCAGATGCAGCAGAAGCGATCGCTCGTTGGCAATTTATGCAGGGTAATATAGGCGACTTATACACAGGTCATGTGTTGATTGACACTGCCCAAAACCGGACTTTGGTTAAGTGTCAGGTGACGAGGGTTTATTTTGCAACCATGAGCGATCGCGCAATCCAAGCTTATGTCGCTACTGGCGAACCTCTCAAATGTGCTGGTGCTTTTGCTTTGGAAGGTTTTGGTAGTTTATTTGTTGAGAAAATAGCAGGCTGTCACAGTAATGTCATCGGTCTCAGTTTACCTTTGCTGCGGCAGATGTTGGCAGAACTGGGATATGAAGCCACTGATTTTTGGCAATAA
- a CDS encoding phycocyanobilin:ferredoxin oxidoreductase, with amino-acid sequence MSFTSTPSLREQQHPLIRQLADSIEAAWHKHLELSPYHLPAELGYVEGRLEGEKLTIENRCYQTPQFRKMHLELAKVGNMLDILHCVMFPRPEYDLPMFGCDLVGGRGQISAAIADLSPVHLDLTLPVSYTNQLTALTTIEFSQPRELPEWGHIFSEFCLFIRPSSPEEEAMFLERVQDFLEVHCTQAIAASPISPEQTQEIIAGQRNYCTKQQQNDKTRRVLEKAFGQEWADNYMTTVLFDLPE; translated from the coding sequence ATGTCATTTACTTCAACTCCCTCACTCCGTGAACAACAACATCCCCTAATTCGGCAGTTAGCTGATAGCATCGAGGCGGCTTGGCACAAGCATTTAGAACTGTCGCCTTACCATTTACCAGCAGAGTTGGGATATGTGGAAGGTCGATTAGAGGGTGAAAAACTGACAATTGAAAATCGCTGCTATCAAACACCACAGTTTCGCAAAATGCACTTAGAACTGGCGAAGGTGGGAAATATGCTGGATATTTTGCATTGCGTGATGTTTCCGCGTCCAGAATATGACTTACCGATGTTTGGTTGCGATTTAGTTGGTGGTAGAGGGCAAATTAGTGCAGCGATCGCCGATTTATCTCCGGTACACTTAGACTTGACCTTGCCAGTTTCCTATACAAATCAACTCACCGCACTGACAACAATAGAATTTTCCCAACCGCGAGAATTACCAGAATGGGGTCACATCTTCTCGGAATTTTGCTTGTTTATCCGTCCTAGTTCCCCAGAAGAAGAAGCGATGTTCTTGGAACGTGTGCAGGACTTTTTAGAAGTACATTGTACCCAAGCGATCGCAGCTAGTCCAATTTCTCCCGAACAAACTCAGGAAATTATCGCTGGACAACGCAACTACTGTACCAAACAACAACAAAACGATAAAACCCGCCGCGTCCTAGAAAAAGCCTTTGGGCAAGAATGGGCAGATAATTATATGACGACAGTATTATTTGATTTACCAGAATAA